The Verrucomicrobiota bacterium nucleotide sequence ATGTCTTCGCCATCAAAGCGAGCGGCGAGATTTCGCTGGACCGTTTCAACGAAGAAAAGGCCCTCGCCCCGTGTTCCTTCGAGCGGATTTACTTTTCCCGGGGGAATGACCCCATCATCTACCGCGAACGCAAGCGCATGGGGCAAAAGCTCGTTCCCCAGATCATCCAGTCAGTCGGGGATGACTTGGAAAACACCGTCTTCAGCTTCATCCCGAACACGGCCGAAGTGGCTTACCACGGTCTCATGCATGGCCTGCGGGAGTACCGCCGTGAGCAGGTCCGAGAGAAGCTCCGGAGGGCCATTCTGGCGGGGAGCCTGAATGAGGGAAACATCGACGAAACGCTCGACGAACTCATCATGGCCAACTGGCCGCGGGGGGAAAAGATCGCGCACAAAGACATCAAGCTGCGCACCTTCATCAGCCAGGAAAGCGGGCGCAACCAATTGGTGAGTCACGTCTACGACGTCACTTACGGAGTGGTCCAAGCGAAGGACAATCTGGTGGTGGTGGACGATTCCATTGTGCGAGGGACCACCTTGCGGAAGTCCATTCTGCATATCCTGGCTCGACTCAATCCCAAGAAGATCGTGATTGCCTCGACCGCTCCTCAGATCCGCTATCCGGATTGCTATGGGATCGATATGTCAGAACTAGGCAAATTCATCGCCTTCCAAGCCGCGGTCGAACTGCTCAAAAGCCGAGGGCGAAACCGGGTCTTGGAAGAGGTGCGGGAGGCCTGTGTCGAAGAGTTGCGCAAGCCCGTCTCTGAAATGGGCAACTGCGTGCAGCGCATTTATGAGCCGTTCAGCCCAGAGGAGATTTCCCAGCAAATCGCCCAACTGGTCAGGCCGACTGACAGCGCTTGGAAGGGGGAGATTGAGATTGTCTACCAGAGCATTGAGAATCTGGCGGCCAGCATCGATCCCCCCTGTGGCGATTGGTATTTCACGGGCCACTACCCCACCCCAGCGGGCTACGCGGTGG carries:
- a CDS encoding amidophosphoribosyltransferase; the encoded protein is MSDPIGHECGVALIRLRKPLEYYQQKYGTALYGFQKLFLLMEKQHNRGQDGAGIGCCKINTAHGQPYLFRERNSSKANSLSKVFRGPQKTYQELRRAQIIDEAKPETIKEHFDFGGQILLGHLRYGTSGAFEEGSCHPYIRRSNWATKSLMVAGNFNMANAGELNRLMVRRGQHPVFGTDTQTVLEEIGFHLDEAHDAIYHRLRDEGLPGEKIPLGISHELDLQRLARVSAEYWDGGYAIAGTVGNGDVFVMRDPNGIRPCFYIQNEELVAFASERVPLMTVFGVSQEEVRGLPPGHVFAIKASGEISLDRFNEEKALAPCSFERIYFSRGNDPIIYRERKRMGQKLVPQIIQSVGDDLENTVFSFIPNTAEVAYHGLMHGLREYRREQVREKLRRAILAGSLNEGNIDETLDELIMANWPRGEKIAHKDIKLRTFISQESGRNQLVSHVYDVTYGVVQAKDNLVVVDDSIVRGTTLRKSILHILARLNPKKIVIASTAPQIRYPDCYGIDMSELGKFIAFQAAVELLKSRGRNRVLEEVREACVEELRKPVSEMGNCVQRIYEPFSPEEISQQIAQLVRPTDSAWKGEIEIVYQSIENLAASIDPPCGDWYFTGHYPTPAGYAVANRAYLNYADKVGGRTYDLFSSGV